A stretch of the Sulfurimonas sp. HSL-1656 genome encodes the following:
- a CDS encoding agmatine deiminase family protein: MQTYHVKRLPAEFEPQSFVQLIFPHADSDWAPYLDEACQTFARIAEGVARFQPCLIVCDDIARVQRYVAPGTNLHFVQYDTDDTWARDCSGITVETTEGCLIQDFVFTGWGGKFEAAKDSAMTAAIAQHYGAPVASHRFILEGGGIESNGEGLLLVTEECLLNPNRNSALTGRAEIEAVLAETLGVKRTLWLTSGYLAGDDTDSHIDTLARFCDADTICYVRCTDAADEHFDALQKMEQELRELRNDRGEPFTLVPLPMTDAIYFEDERLPATYANFLIINGAVLVPVYNDPHDDEALAVFKTLFPGREIIGIDCSILIRQHGSLHCVTMQFPACVTLRCPQ, translated from the coding sequence ATGCAAACCTATCACGTAAAACGTCTCCCTGCGGAGTTTGAACCCCAATCCTTTGTCCAGCTGATCTTTCCCCACGCCGACAGTGACTGGGCGCCCTACCTCGACGAAGCGTGCCAAACTTTTGCCCGTATCGCCGAAGGCGTCGCCCGTTTCCAGCCCTGCCTGATCGTCTGTGACGACATCGCCCGGGTGCAGCGCTACGTCGCTCCGGGGACGAACCTGCATTTCGTACAGTATGACACCGATGACACCTGGGCGCGGGACTGCAGCGGCATTACCGTCGAGACAACAGAGGGATGCCTTATCCAGGACTTTGTTTTCACCGGCTGGGGCGGCAAGTTTGAAGCGGCCAAAGACAGTGCGATGACCGCGGCGATCGCGCAGCACTACGGCGCACCGGTCGCTTCACACCGTTTTATTCTCGAAGGGGGCGGGATCGAAAGCAACGGGGAGGGGCTGCTGCTCGTCACCGAAGAGTGTCTCCTGAACCCCAACCGCAACAGCGCGTTGACAGGCCGTGCGGAGATCGAGGCCGTCCTTGCCGAGACCCTGGGGGTCAAACGGACCCTCTGGCTGACCTCCGGCTACCTCGCCGGGGACGACACCGACAGCCACATCGACACCCTCGCCCGCTTCTGCGACGCCGACACCATCTGCTACGTCCGGTGCACGGATGCCGCCGACGAGCACTTCGACGCCCTGCAAAAGATGGAACAGGAGCTCCGGGAACTCCGTAACGACCGCGGCGAACCCTTCACCCTCGTCCCGCTGCCGATGACCGATGCGATCTATTTCGAGGACGAGCGGCTGCCGGCGACCTACGCCAACTTCCTCATCATCAACGGCGCCGTCCTCGTCCCGGTCTACAACGACCCCCATGACGACGAGGCGCTGGCCGTTTTCAAAACGCTCTTCCCCGGCCGGGAGATCATCGGCATCGACTGCAGCATCCTGATCCGCCAGCACGGTTCGCTGCACTGCGTGACGATGCAGTTCCCCGCCTGCGTTACTCTGCGCTGCCCCCAATAA